The Brassica oleracea var. oleracea cultivar TO1000 chromosome C6, BOL, whole genome shotgun sequence genomic interval TAGTTTTTTATAGTTTTATATTTCTCGTATTTCTAAACCAGTAAAACTTCAAAAAATGCAATTAATGTTCTTGAAATTCATAATTTTTTATTATTAATTGACAAAAATTACATTGGAAGTATAAAAAATACATCTTTTGAAACAATTTTTTTTTTAGAAAATTTAACTTTTTGAAATGGAAGGAGTATTGTTATTCCTTTTTGAACTATTTACTTATTGCTATTTATTTGTCTTTTCTCTGTATTTATTATCGTATGTTTTTAAGAGGTTGTTTTAAATTAGATGATATATATAATTTTTAAAGTAAATTTATTTATTTACGTCTTATATTATTTATATTTAGAAAATTATTTTATTATTAATTGGATTATGCTAAAATGTTTATTTGTAATGATTTGTTTTAAAATAAATAAGAAAAATATCTTTAAATTTGTATAACTAATCTTTCGAATATAATTCTGGTCTGAAAAACAAACTAAATAAATTCCATTTCTAACCAGCCAAACAAAACCAGAAAACCGTCCTCACTCATAGACGCAAGTTTATTTAGTTATGTAAAAACAAGAAATGCAGCTTTTGATAAAAAAAGAAGCTGTATGGAATGATCTCTGGTAAGTATTCTCCTTCGTATGGCTGGCGGAGTATCGTATCTGTTAGATCTTTGGTAAACAAATGACTAATCAAAAGGGTGGGAACATGATCCTCTATATTTGTATGGAATGATCCTTGGCTCCTAACCACTCGCCCGAGACCAGCTAATAAAAATCAACAAAATCTTTACTCAGACCTGACAGTGGATTCTCTTATTGATCCTCATTGGCGAAGATGGAATTCGCAGGCGTTTCGGGCTTTGGTGGACCCACAGGAAGTGAAAATGATAGAAAGTATACCACTGAGTAGAACTATGATGGCAGATAAGGAAGGATAGCATTTCACAAACAATTGAAAATATACGGTTAAATCTGGATATCAGGTTGAAAGGATATACCCAGATAAGGAAAAACCACAATTATTGTTTGGGCCCACAGTTGATGTTTTGAAGGCATTTTGTTGGAAAATACGGTGTCCATCGAAAATTAAACATTTTCTATGGCAATTGGTGATATGGTGTATAGCAGTTAAGAAGAATTTGCAAGCGCGAGGGATACAAGGAGATACTAGTTGTGCAAGATGTGGAGCTGATGAGGAATCGATCAACCATGTGTTTTTTGAATATCCTCCTGCACTTCAGGTGTGGGCTCTCTCAAAGATTTCAACAAATCCAACTATCTTCCCAATAAGCTCTCTCTTTGTGAACATGGATCATCTCTTCTAGAGAGTTGTTCCACAGATGGAGGACCATCAGTTTGCATAGATACTATGGTACATTTGGAAAGGAAGAAATAATAAAGTCTTTAGTAACCTGGACATGGATCCTAGGGATATCCTTAAATTGGCAGAAACGGAATCTACACTCTGGGTTGAGACACATATTTTGAACGAACAAAAGAAGATTTCACAGGTAGAGGCTAGTACTCTTCCGTCAATTCCCGGAAGATGGTATTTCACTGATGCTTCCTGGAAAGAGGACGATATTTTTTTAGGTCAAGGATGGTACAATACTTTAGAAGAATTTGAGGGCTTGATGGGGCAAGGAATGTATGGGTTATCCTCTCTCCTCTTCGTACAGAGATGGAAGCGCTACTATGGGCAATGGAATGTATGAGAAACTTATGACAATTTCAGGTTACTTTTGCAATTGATTGTTCTCAATTGGTGAAGATGGTTTCAGAACCAGAAGAATGGTCAGCGTTTGCAAGTTATTTGGAAGATATAAAGAGCCTGAAAGAGAGTTTTTTCCGAGCAGAGATTATCTATGTACCAAGAACGCGGAACAAAAAGGCGGATAGCTTAGCACGAAGCGCTAGGAAGGAAACGTCTTTTGTAGTTCACATGGATCAAGTCTCCCGGTGTGACTCACAGGGTCAATATAAATCTGTAAAGTTGTTGACAAAAAAAAAAAAAGATAAAAAAAGAAGCTAAGTTGCGTCAGGAAGAGTACAATGTGGCATGTGATAACCTTTGTGTACTGTCTCTTTCACTAACCACTAATTCTAGTATTCCAGTTTCAGTAAAATTATCATTCAGACACTAAAATACAAGAGAACACTTGTACCGAAAAAAGACTAAGGAAGATGACAGAGTTTGAGTAAACCAGTGAAAGACTTCATCTGTTTGCTGCTGGTACTTCTCTAGCAGTTCAACTCAAAGATTTATAGTAACCATCATATGTTTTACGTGACTCTATTCAGAGTTTATGATGTAAAGAAATCTGATGACTTCTCTTAGGAAGCAAAGACATAGGATGCTAACGTGAGAGACATTATTACATTTTACAGTGAAAAAGGCTACAAAAATAACCTTAGAACTCAAAACAAATCTCTGTCTTAGAGTATTGGTTCCAGATATTTTTTTTTGCATCAATAAAGCAATATCATTGTTTTATCTCCATCCTTCAACCTGCAATTCCCTAATTCCCCACTTCTACAAAGAATCTTTCAATACCTAATGGGTTCGATCGTATATAAGCATCTACTCTATTCGTGTCGTTTTGTCATGGTCCAAACACACAGATAATATCCATGCATGCTTAGGACATCTAACATCCCAAATCCAAAACGCGATCGAGGTTGCAGCAAGCAAAATAATTCAAGTGTCACATCAATTATTAAAATAACTTTTGTTTGGTTCATAAAGAACAAAAGATATTGTTAAATTCTTGTGAAAACTATGGACCTTGTGTACTATTGCATTACAGTGTCAGTCCAGTAAAGACACTATCGATAAGGCAATCAGTTATATCTTCAAAATAACATGGATCTTCATTTTGAATCAAAAATAAACAAACAAATGGAAATCTCACACTTATATTGTCTAAAACAAACAAACAAATGAAAATGTCAAGAACATCTTAAAAGTTTCTATACCCAATCTACATATGTCGTTTTCTTTCTTCTCCACTAATTATTTTTCCCTGACCTAGCACATCAACGTGATCATGCACTTATTCCACAATAGAAGCGCACAAGAAGACAATGGTACATATCCCCACTTTACTTCACCACTTTAAAATGGTTCAACCTCGTCAATAATATCACCAAGTCCAATTCCTCAACTTTGCTAAACTTACAAGAGCTTCTCTCCAAAAATGGATGGTAAGAAAACACAAGGACAAGGGTATCTGAAAAAGAAGGCTAGTGTGTCTTACCTTGTGGAAGAAGAATTGGAGAATGATACAGATGGAGAGGAGGAAGAGAAGAGGAAAGGTGTGACCGATAGGTTTAAAGGATCTAGCGGCAGCAATGATCGTGGCTCATCACGGCTTTGCCAAGTAGATAGATGCACAGCTGATCTGAAAGAAGCTAAACAGTATCACCGGAGGCACAAAGTGTGTGAAGTTCATGCAAAGGCATCTTCTGTCTATCTCACAGGCGTTAAACAACGGTTCTGTCAACAATGCAGCAGGTACCTGACAAACACAAACCTTACCCTTCAATAAGTTTATTGCATAATTTTATTTAGTTTTCATAACTAAGCTTTTGTGTAGAGGATTAGTGGCTAATTAGTCGTAATTTAGACCAAATCTAAACGTTAATGGATTATTTATTTATTATATAGATATTTATCAAATTTTGGATTTAATGATAATTTTATTTTGATGAATTATAAAAAAAAACTAGATATACAATTTTACCTTTTGTTTTTATTTATTTAACCGCTATAGACTAACCTTAACCATTTTACCTTTTTAGGATAGTTTAAATCGGATTAAAAAAATTGGTTTGGTTATGACCGATTTGCTGCCTAGACGACCAATTTTTAGAAACATTGATTTTATTATATAGCCATATATGTTTGAAACAGGTTCCATGAGCTCCTAGAGTTTGATGAAGCTAAAAGAAGTTGCCGGAAGCGCTTAGCTGGACACAA includes:
- the LOC106298914 gene encoding squamosa promoter-binding-like protein 4 — its product is MDGKKTQGQGYLKKKASVSYLVEEELENDTDGEEEEKRKGVTDRFKGSSGSNDRGSSRLCQVDRCTADLKEAKQYHRRHKVCEVHAKASSVYLTGVKQRFCQQCSRFHELLEFDEAKRSCRKRLAGHNERRRKSSGESIGEGSGGRRGITAQMIQNQERSRVEMTLPMSNTSFKRPQIR